One window of Thermacetogenium phaeum DSM 12270 genomic DNA carries:
- a CDS encoding gamma-glutamylcyclotransferase family protein, translating to MSEKVFVYGTLMSGRCNHFYMEKKEVKFLGKGRANGFALYNVTPYYPGAVKEEGESVLGEVYEIPKDHMDCLDRLEENGFLYRREKAEVELESGERVEAWIYLWLRDCCSETKVPPDRQPWGECEDFEDDFEVIKNNKRKRDC from the coding sequence ATGTCGGAGAAAGTTTTTGTGTATGGCACGCTGATGAGCGGTCGTTGCAATCATTTTTACATGGAGAAGAAAGAAGTGAAATTTTTAGGCAAAGGCCGCGCAAACGGATTTGCTCTTTACAATGTGACCCCTTATTATCCGGGCGCTGTCAAGGAAGAGGGGGAAAGTGTGTTGGGAGAGGTCTACGAAATTCCTAAGGACCACATGGACTGCCTTGACCGTCTTGAGGAGAACGGGTTTTTATACCGGCGAGAAAAAGCGGAGGTTGAGCTGGAGTCAGGGGAAAGGGTTGAGGCCTGGATTTACCTCTGGCTGAGAGATTGCTGCTCAGAAACCAAGGTCCCGCCGGATCGACAGCCCTGGGGTGAATGTGAGGACTTTGAAGACGATTTTGAAGTTATCAAGAACAACAAACGCAAGAGAGATTGCTAG
- a CDS encoding helix-turn-helix domain-containing protein, which yields MRRLSKVKEISREAKVRLKFLEFGREHPVTVTCRRFGISRSTYYRWKKRFNPNNLGSLENRSRRPKNVRKPTWSVRLVERIRELREEYPQRNYMSPAQFLQQYASS from the coding sequence GTGAGAAGGCTCTCGAAGGTTAAAGAGATATCGAGAGAAGCGAAAGTTAGGCTTAAGTTTTTGGAATTTGGGCGGGAACATCCTGTAACTGTGACGTGCAGGCGATTTGGGATATCCAGGTCGACATACTACAGGTGGAAGAAGAGATTTAACCCAAACAACCTCGGGAGTCTTGAGAATAGGAGTAGGAGGCCTAAGAACGTTAGGAAGCCGACATGGTCAGTGAGATTGGTTGAGAGGATTCGGGAATTAAGGGAAGAATATCCTCAGCGAAACTATATGAGCCCCGCCCAATTCTTGCAACAGTATGCATCCTCTTAG
- a CDS encoding transposase, with the protein MAIIPQQRLFGWREIDELGDLERLALVLRHLPDEELMCKLERERAKGRNDYPIRAVWNSVVAGVVFQHPSIESLRRELARNAQLRDICGFDPCLGERAVPPAYVYSRFLGKLMWYSGEIERMFDRLVEKVSTLLPDFGRVLAMDSKPINSLARGRKKDEEEKPRKPDGRRDTDADFGKKTYRGRRKDGTLWEKVVSWFGYKLHLIVDAVYELPVSFSVTKASASDIQEGHQLIARLEEQQPEIIERCEVLTADKGYDDTKLIVNLWDEHQIKPVIDIRDMWRDGEDTRLLTGKDNIVYDCRGTVYCYCPETNKRREMAFGGFEKGRETLKYRCPARHYGVECQGMERCPAACGVRVPLAEDRRIFTPLARSSYKWKRTYKKRTAVERVNARLDEAFGFEKHFIRGLQKMKLCCALALTIMLAMAVGRIQEKQGMNMRSLVKAA; encoded by the coding sequence ATGGCAATTATACCACAACAACGCCTCTTTGGGTGGCGAGAAATAGATGAACTGGGCGATCTGGAGCGCCTGGCATTGGTACTCCGTCATCTGCCTGATGAAGAGCTGATGTGCAAACTGGAGCGGGAACGGGCAAAAGGCCGAAATGATTACCCGATCCGTGCTGTCTGGAACTCGGTAGTGGCGGGGGTAGTCTTCCAACACCCATCCATTGAGAGCCTGCGGCGGGAACTGGCCCGCAACGCCCAACTGCGGGACATTTGTGGCTTCGACCCGTGTTTGGGAGAGCGGGCAGTTCCACCGGCTTACGTATACAGCCGCTTTCTGGGGAAACTTATGTGGTACTCCGGCGAAATAGAAAGAATGTTTGACCGGCTGGTGGAAAAAGTGAGCACACTGCTGCCGGATTTCGGGCGGGTTTTGGCAATGGACAGCAAACCCATAAATAGTCTGGCCCGGGGCAGAAAAAAGGACGAAGAAGAAAAGCCCCGAAAGCCCGATGGGCGCCGCGACACCGATGCCGACTTTGGCAAGAAAACGTACCGGGGGCGAAGAAAAGACGGAACACTGTGGGAGAAAGTAGTTTCATGGTTTGGCTATAAGCTTCATCTTATAGTTGATGCTGTCTATGAATTACCCGTAAGCTTTTCAGTAACGAAAGCATCTGCCAGCGATATCCAAGAGGGGCATCAACTGATTGCGCGACTAGAAGAACAACAGCCGGAGATTATAGAACGTTGTGAAGTGCTAACAGCGGATAAAGGGTACGACGACACGAAACTAATCGTGAACCTGTGGGACGAACACCAGATCAAGCCGGTGATTGACATCCGCGACATGTGGCGGGACGGTGAAGACACACGGCTTTTAACAGGGAAAGACAATATCGTTTACGACTGCAGGGGAACGGTCTATTGCTACTGTCCCGAAACCAACAAGCGCCGGGAGATGGCCTTTGGGGGTTTTGAAAAGGGCAGGGAAACTCTGAAGTATCGCTGTCCGGCCCGGCACTACGGGGTGGAATGTCAGGGGATGGAGCGATGCCCCGCAGCTTGCGGTGTACGCGTTCCTCTTGCTGAAGACCGGCGGATCTTCACCCCCTTGGCGCGGTCCAGCTACAAGTGGAAGAGAACCTACAAGAAGCGTACAGCCGTGGAAAGAGTGAACGCCCGCCTGGACGAGGCCTTTGGATTTGAAAAACACTTCATCCGGGGCCTGCAAAAAATGAAGCTGTGCTGTGCGTTAGCGCTAACCATAATGCTGGCCATGGCGGTGGGCCGGATACAGGAAAAACAAGGAATGAATATGAGGAGCCTGGTGAAGGCGGCCTGA
- a CDS encoding D-alanine--D-alanine ligase — MAGKKPRKVVVLMGGRSPEREISLKTGRRISSALAEVGYKVLDVDPKGDFIKSLNDFRPDVVFIALHGRYGEDGTIQGLLEVLGYPYTGSGVLASALCMDKVMAKKVLLYEGISTPPFRIITAGECQERQRTETADRLIEELGLPLVVKPSRQGSTIGVSVARKAEELEKAITDAFRYDQTVFAEKFIDGVEVTASIIGTKNPRVLPLLEIVPATGFYDYTAKYSPGMSQHIIPARIPQDVAERVEELALRSYRALGCRQFARVDFMIDREDTPFVLEVNTIPGMTETSLLPDSAKAAGITFAELVSLFVEEAWALAHDECS, encoded by the coding sequence GTGGCCGGCAAAAAACCGCGTAAAGTCGTGGTGTTGATGGGCGGGCGTTCTCCTGAACGGGAGATATCGCTTAAGACTGGGAGACGGATATCCTCTGCCCTGGCGGAGGTAGGTTATAAAGTCCTAGATGTTGATCCTAAAGGGGATTTCATTAAGAGTCTCAACGATTTCCGCCCCGATGTGGTTTTTATTGCCCTTCATGGAAGGTATGGTGAGGACGGGACGATTCAGGGGTTGCTGGAAGTTCTTGGATACCCTTATACTGGGTCGGGGGTTCTGGCCAGCGCCCTGTGTATGGATAAAGTAATGGCGAAAAAAGTTCTTCTCTATGAAGGGATTTCCACCCCTCCTTTTCGAATTATTACGGCAGGGGAGTGTCAGGAGCGACAGCGAACGGAGACGGCCGACAGGCTGATAGAAGAACTCGGGCTGCCGTTGGTGGTGAAGCCTTCGAGGCAGGGCTCGACCATCGGCGTTTCGGTAGCCAGAAAAGCAGAGGAGCTGGAAAAGGCCATTACCGATGCTTTTCGTTATGATCAAACGGTTTTTGCGGAAAAGTTCATTGACGGCGTCGAAGTGACAGCATCCATTATCGGCACAAAGAATCCGCGAGTTCTTCCTCTTCTTGAGATAGTGCCGGCGACAGGGTTCTACGATTATACGGCCAAGTACAGTCCGGGAATGAGCCAGCATATTATTCCTGCCCGCATCCCTCAGGATGTTGCCGAGAGAGTAGAGGAACTGGCCCTGCGATCTTACCGGGCTCTGGGGTGCCGGCAGTTTGCCCGGGTGGATTTTATGATCGACCGTGAAGACACACCCTTTGTGCTGGAGGTGAATACCATCCCCGGGATGACCGAAACCAGTCTGTTGCCGGACTCGGCAAAAGCGGCGGGAATCACCTTTGCAGAGCTTGTTTCCCTCTTTGTTGAGGAGGCCTGGGCTCTGGCACATGATGAATGTTCTTGA